The following proteins are co-located in the Castanea sativa cultivar Marrone di Chiusa Pesio chromosome 8, ASM4071231v1 genome:
- the LOC142606158 gene encoding uncharacterized protein LOC142606158: MHCLWLCEHAQAVWKSEISFAPYYRKGFRRLFDLLEEVLCKGSAYHVALFSTIAWSMWQRRNHLRVNQSVWSIQEVRDRAKALVAEFLDANKQDAKPRASSTPAHWAPPQDDFYKVNYNAAIFDTMGHAGLGVVIRDCNGNVVAALSLKIGLPHSVETAEALAALRAVVFAKELRIFKVVVEGDCLKVVQALKAKERCNTLYGIVIEDAHSQSASLQFCQFLHVRSEGNKLAHTLAKRAVLSVDFDVWVEK, encoded by the coding sequence ATGCACTGTCTGTGGCTGTGTGAGCATGCTCAAGCGGTGTGGAAGTCAGAAATCAGCTTTGCCCCCTACTACAGAAAAGGTTTTAGAAGATTATTTGATCTTTTGGAGGAAGTGCTATGTAAAGGGTCTGCGTATCACGTGGCATTATTCTCTACAATTGCGTGGAGCATGTGGCAGCGGCGAAATCATCTGAGAGTGAATCAATCAGTTTGGTCAATACAAGAAGTCAGAGATAGAGCAAAAGCTTTGGTGGCAGAATTTTTGGATGCCAATAAACAAGATGCCAAGCCGCGAGCTAGTAGCACTCCAGCCCATTGGGCGCCACCTCAAGATGATTTTTATAAAGTTAATTACAATGCAGCAATTTTTGATACTATGGGTCATGCAGGTCTGGGCGTGGTGATAAGGGACTGCAATGGTAATGTCGTAGCTGCTTTAAGTCTGAAAATCGGGCTACCTCATTCAGTTGAAACAGCGGAAGCTTTGGCTGCACTTAGAGCAGTCGTGTTTGCTAAAGAACTACGCATTTTCAAGGTGGTAGTGGAAGGTGACTGTTTGAAGGTGGTTCAGGCATTGAAAGCGAAGGAGAGATGCAACACTTTGTATGGGATTGTAATTGAAGATGCGCATAGTCAAAGTGCTTCTTTACAGTTTTGCCAGTTTTTGCATGTTCGAAGCGAGGGTAATAAGTTGGCACACACCCTAGCTAAGAGAGCTGTTTTATCTGTAGATTTTGATGTATGGGTAGAAAAAtaa